GCTTACTACTAACTATAGTATTCATATTCTTCAAAGTAAAGATCAGCTTTTGTGCCTGAGCATCTAATGGTATATCATCTTTATGGTAAAAGCCTGGTGGCGGTTTACGTTCTAATACATCGATCGACTTTTGTAACTCTATCCCTAGCCGCCATAAGGAGTCCTCATAAGAAGATGTTTTGCAGCCTAAGGCTAAATTTTCGATCCACTTACTTATCAAAAATGGTTTAATTTGATTTAGTGTGGCTTCGTCGATACTCTTATAATAATTACTTTGACTAAGGATCAATTTTACTTTTTCAAAATATTCTTTCCCAATCAATTTCTGCAAACTTTTACGCTGCATCAGATCACCTGAATCAAATAAGTCTCCAGCTTGGGGTTCTTTAAAACCTAACCCTTCAAAAAAGATCCCTTTAGCTGCTTTGATTTTGTTTAAAATCGAATCTGGTAATATGATTTGCTCTTTGCATATCGAGTGAATTGTTCCATATAAATAGGACGGTTCAGATAACCCTGGACCATTTACTTGCCAGAGCAAAGTTTGTTGATATGCTGAATCACTTA
This genomic interval from Flavisolibacter tropicus contains the following:
- a CDS encoding TraB/GumN family protein produces the protein MINKTIYLLILIFGLLSSTQAQVSDSAYQQTLLWQVNGPGLSEPSYLYGTIHSICKEQIILPDSILNKIKAAKGIFFEGLGFKEPQAGDLFDSGDLMQRKSLQKLIGKEYFEKVKLILSQSNYYKSIDEATLNQIKPFLISKWIENLALGCKTSSYEDSLWRLGIELQKSIDVLERKPPPGFYHKDDIPLDAQAQKLIFTLKNMNTIVSSKLLTISLYGEKNITAVYNSVAINKSGYKDPQAELILDQRNKRWIPTIEKAMKKQATFFAFGCAHLAGENGVIRLLRKKGYIVTPIIY